The Alnus glutinosa chromosome 7, dhAlnGlut1.1, whole genome shotgun sequence genome includes a region encoding these proteins:
- the LOC133872701 gene encoding protein FAR-RED IMPAIRED RESPONSE 1-like — MDLSQPALISQCEDERSLTHKQIDDVVPIEMDPQNDGNETVADKQLKDSLVNCRSKHKLIDEDKNVKEPKDGMLFGSIEELLEYYRNYAKQKGFGVVQKKKKKYENGDVHYITLTCARQGNASSSSSNSLCKPSKTSKTGCKATLSATLVGTMWYVTNVNLGHNHDLSPGKARYIRCHKKLDPATKRKLDIDDRVGIRTNKVYNSLAVEAGGYENLTFGEKECRNYIANSRRLRLGTGGAAALRDFFDRMRKVNNDFYFDMDVDDEFRLKNVFWADARSRALYEDFGDVVTFDTTYLTNKYEMPFAPFVGVNHHGQSILFGAALISSEDTTTFVWLFEAWLKCMKGRAPRAIITDQDKAMKNAINKVFPNARHRFCLWHILKKLPEKFGSHSQYNAIKSAIQNCVYNSQTCGEFDASWQSLLECYNLEENAWLRDLYSERTFWVPAYLNGVFWAGMTTPQHSESLNAFFDDYVHSSTSLKEFLDQYDNALLKKVEVENVADFDSFHTTISCVSRFPFEKQFQKIYTHAKFKEVQKEISEVMYCGCSRLESEGGISTYQVIERVEINDSYMKKVCFTVYYNDLSCEVNCHCYLFESRGILCRHVISVLTTCEDVELLPGKYFLNRWRKDLERPYKLIKNSYDPLSGNPIADRYAELSTNMLKLAAIAAPNVDHCTEVQNYVDKLTKKLSGLRCEQSSHSQSLPSAKSLPSASMTG; from the exons ATGGACTTATCACAACCGGCCTTGATTTCACAATGCGAAGATGAACGTTCGTTGACACATAAACAAATTGATGATGTTGTGCCCATTGaaatggaccctcaaaatg ATGGAAATGAAACTGTAGCTGATAAACAATTGAAAGATAGTTTGGTCAATTGTCGTTCCAAGCACAAGCTCATAGATGAAGATAAAAATGTTAAGGAACCTAAGGACGGTATGCTATTTGGCTCCATAGAGGAACTTCTTGAATATTACAGAAATTATGCAAAGCAAaagggttttggtgtggtacagaagaagaaaaaaaagtatgaaaatggaGATGTACATTACATCACTCTAACATGTGCTCGTCAAGGCAACGCATCATCTAGCTCAAGTAATAGCCTTTGTAAGCCTAGTAAAACAAgcaaaacggggtgtaaggctaCTTTGAGTGCAACGTTGGTGGGTACAATGTGGTATGTGACTAATGTAAATCTAGGGCATAATCACGATTTAAGCCCAGGTAAAGCGAGATATATTAGATGCCACAAGAAGTTGGATCCTGCTACAAAGAGAAAGCTTGATATAGATGATAGAGTTGGAATTCGTACGAATAAGGTCTATAACTCGCTAGCCGTTGAAGCGGGGGGATACGAAAATCttacatttggagagaaagagtgTCGCAATTATATTGCGAACTCAAGACGTCTTCGCCTTGGCACAGGAGGTGCTGCAGCACTTCGTGACTTCTTCGATAGAATGCGGAAAGTGAATAATGATTTCTATTTTGATATGGATGTGGATGATGAGTTTAGgctgaaaaatgtgttttgggctgATGCTCGAAGTAGGGCATTGTATGAAGATTTCGGTGATGTGGTTACATTTGACACAACATACTTAACCAACAAATATGAAATGCCATTTGCCCCATTTGTAGGAGTAaatcatcatggtcaatcaATTCTTTTTGGAGCTGCATTAATTTCAAGTGAAGATACAACgacatttgtttggttgtttgaggcaTGGTTGAAATGCATGAAGGGCCGTGCGCCAAGGGCAATTATTACAGATCAAGATAaagctatgaaaaatgcaattaataagGTTTTTCCGAATGCCCgacatagattttgtttatggcacATACTGAAAAAACTTCCAGAAAAATTTGGATCGCATTCACAGTACAATGCCATTAAGAGTGCCATACAAAATTGTGTGTATAATTCTCAAACATGTGGTGAGTTTGATGCAAGTTGGCAGAGTCTACTTGAGTGTTATAATCTGGAGGAGAATGCATGGTTGCGTGATTTATACAGTGAACGGACTTTCTGGGTACCGGCATATTTGAATGGTGTATTTTGGGCCGGCATGACTACCCCACAACATAGTGAGAGTTTGAATGCATTTTTTGATGATTATGTGCACTCGTCCACCTCATTGAAGGAATTTTTGGATCAATACGATAACGCTTTGCTTAAAAAAGTTGAGGTTGAAAATGTTGCTGATTTCGATTCTTTTCATACCACGATTTCATGTGTAAGTAGGTTTCCCTTTGAGaagcaatttcaaaaaatttacacccatgcaaagttcaaagaagttcaaAAGGAGATTTCAGAGGTTATGTATTGTGGTTGCTCTCGTTTAGAAAGTGAAGGTGGAATTAGTACCTATCAGGTGATTGAACGGGTAGAAATTAATGATTCCTACATGAAGAAAGTATGCTTTACTGTTTACTATAATGACCTTTCATGTGAAGTGAACTgccattgttatttgtttgaatcAAGAGGAATTTTGTGCAGACATGTTATATCCGTACTGACTACATGTGAAGATGTGGAATTGTTGCCCGGTAAATATTTTCTAAACCGATGGAGGAAGGATTTGGAGCGGCCATATAAGTTAATCAAAAATAGTTATGATCCCTTGAGTGGCAACCCTATTGCAGATCGATATGCTGAATTGAGCACAAATATGCTGAAGTTAGCCGCAATCGCAGCACCAAACGTGGACCATTGCACGGAAGTGCAAAATTATGTTGATAAGCTAACTAAGAAATTAAGTGGTCTAAGATGTGAACAAAGTTCACATTCCCAATCACTTCCAAGTGCAAAATCGCTCCCAAGTGCATCTATGACCG GGTGA
- the LOC133873642 gene encoding 1-(5-phosphoribosyl)-5-[(5-phosphoribosylamino)methylideneamino] imidazole-4-carboxamide isomerase, chloroplastic isoform X1: MIQNLRTTPTSDLSSLHHLGSLYSRNKQRLVTAIPSPASSVSRLSIRCAVRFRPCIDIHKGKVKQIVGSTIRDLKEDGSTLVTNFETDKSAAEFANLYKEDGITGGHVIMIGADPLSRNAAIEAMHAYPGGLQVGGGINSDNALSYIEKGASHVIVTSYVFNNGQMNLERLKDLVDVVGKQRLVLDLSCRRKEDKYAIVTDRWQKFTDVYLDEKVLEFLGSYADEFLVHGVDVEGKKLGIDEELVALLGKHSPIPVTYAGGVAAMADLERIKVAGLGRVDVTVGSALDIFGGKLAYKDVVAWHFHQEALTI, from the exons ATGATTCAGAACCTCCGTACAACGCCCACTTCCGACCTGAGCTCGCTCCACCATTTGGGTTCTTTGTATAGCCGAAACAAGCAGAGACTCGTCACAGCTATTCCTTCTCCAGCTTCCA GTGTTTCGCGGTTATCCATTCGGTGCGCTGTTCGTTTTCGCCCCTGCATTGATATACACAAG GGGAAAGTGAAACAAATTGTTGGGTCAACCATTCGGGATTTGAAGGAGGACGGATCAACTCTTGTGACCAACTTTGAAACGGATAAGTCGGCGGCTGAGTTTGCGAATTTGTACAAAGAAGATGGAATTACGGGTGGTCATGTGATCATGATTGGAGCAGATCCTTTGAGTAGAAATGCAGCCATTGAAGCAATGCATGCTTATCCTG GCGGCTTGCAAGTTGGGGGTGGAATCAATTCAGACAATGCTTTGAGTTACATAGAGAAAGGAGCTAGCCATGTCATTGTCACATCA TATGTATTCAACAATGGACAAATGAACCTTGAAAGGCTTAAAGATCTTGTTGACGTTGTTGGAAAGCAGAGGCTTGTCTTGGACCTTAGCTGCAGAAGGAAg GAAGATAAATATGCAATCGTGACTGATAGATGGCAAAAGTTCACTGATGTATATCTCGATGAGAAAGTATTGGAGTTTCTTGGCAGCTATGCTGATGAGTTTCTGGTCCATGGTGTTGATGTTGAAGGGAAAAA GTTGGGAATTGATGAAGAACTTGTGGCATTGCTTGGGAAGCATTCTCCA ATTCCTGTGACTTATGCTGGTGGTGTGGCGGCAATGGCTGATTTAGAAAGGATAAAAGTGGCTGGATTGGGACGTGTGGATGTTACTGTCGGCAGCGCATTGGATATATTTGGCGGCAAGTTGGCATACAAAGACGTTGTTGCTTGGCATTTCCATCAGGAGGCTTTGACAATTTAG
- the LOC133873642 gene encoding 1-(5-phosphoribosyl)-5-[(5-phosphoribosylamino)methylideneamino] imidazole-4-carboxamide isomerase, chloroplastic isoform X2, with protein sequence MIQNLRTTPTSDLSSLHHLGSLYSRNKQRLVTAIPSPASSVSRLSIRCAVRFRPCIDIHKGKVKQIVGSTIRDLKEDGSTLVTNFETDKSAAEFANLYKEDGITGGHVIMIGADPLSRNAAIEAMHAYPGGLQVGGGINSDNALSYIEKGASHVIVTSYVFNNGQMNLERLKDLVDVVGKQRLVLDLSCRRKEDKYAIVTDRWQKFTDVYLDEKVLEFLGSYADEFLVHGVDVEGKKLGIDEELVALLGKHSPEPPMARDVQ encoded by the exons ATGATTCAGAACCTCCGTACAACGCCCACTTCCGACCTGAGCTCGCTCCACCATTTGGGTTCTTTGTATAGCCGAAACAAGCAGAGACTCGTCACAGCTATTCCTTCTCCAGCTTCCA GTGTTTCGCGGTTATCCATTCGGTGCGCTGTTCGTTTTCGCCCCTGCATTGATATACACAAG GGGAAAGTGAAACAAATTGTTGGGTCAACCATTCGGGATTTGAAGGAGGACGGATCAACTCTTGTGACCAACTTTGAAACGGATAAGTCGGCGGCTGAGTTTGCGAATTTGTACAAAGAAGATGGAATTACGGGTGGTCATGTGATCATGATTGGAGCAGATCCTTTGAGTAGAAATGCAGCCATTGAAGCAATGCATGCTTATCCTG GCGGCTTGCAAGTTGGGGGTGGAATCAATTCAGACAATGCTTTGAGTTACATAGAGAAAGGAGCTAGCCATGTCATTGTCACATCA TATGTATTCAACAATGGACAAATGAACCTTGAAAGGCTTAAAGATCTTGTTGACGTTGTTGGAAAGCAGAGGCTTGTCTTGGACCTTAGCTGCAGAAGGAAg GAAGATAAATATGCAATCGTGACTGATAGATGGCAAAAGTTCACTGATGTATATCTCGATGAGAAAGTATTGGAGTTTCTTGGCAGCTATGCTGATGAGTTTCTGGTCCATGGTGTTGATGTTGAAGGGAAAAA GTTGGGAATTGATGAAGAACTTGTGGCATTGCTTGGGAAGCATTCTCCA GAACCACCTATGGCCAGAGACGTGCAGTGA
- the LOC133873578 gene encoding heme-binding-like protein At3g10130, chloroplastic produces the protein MLLYNCNCKPSLFTLSPPRTSISTPRNPKSSFSIITNSTASDPPRRRAMSALEARVSLVLALASQASSLSQRLLADAATEAVKYVLPKRFESRTLEEALMAVPDLETLKFKVLSRRDRYEIREVEPYFIAEATMPGKTGFDFNGASKSFNVLAEYLFGKNTTKEKMEMTTPVFTRKAHSGGEKMEMTTPVITKRLEDQDKWQMSFVMPSKYGANLPLPKDPSVRITEVPRKIVAVLAFSGFVTDEEVKQRELKLREALRNDREFQIKEGASVEIAQYNPPFTLPFQRRNEIALEVERKENSN, from the exons atgcttctCTACAACTGCAACTGCAAGCCTTCACTCTTCACTTTATCCCCACCCAGAACCTCAATTTCCACTCCAAGAAACCCCAAAAGCTCGTTCTCGATCATCACCAACTCCACGGCCAGCGACCCACCGCGGCGAAGAGCCATGTCAGCCCTCGAAGCCCGAGTCTCTCTCGTCCTCGCTCTCGCTTCCCAAGCCTCCTCTCTCTCCCAGAGAC TTTTAGCTGATGCAGCGACCGAGGCTGTGAAGTACGTGCTCCCGAAAAGGTTCGAGAGTCGGACTCTCGAGGAGGCTTTGATGGCAG TTCCGGACCTAGAGACACTGAAATTCAAGGTTTTGAGTAGGAGAGACCGGTACGAGATAAGGGAAGTTGAG CCTTACTTTATAGCGGAGGCAACAATGCCTGGGAAGACTGGATTCGATTTCAACGGAGCATCTAAATCCTTTAATGTATTAGCTGAGTACCTGTTTGGTAAG AATACAACAAAGGAGAAAATGGAGATGACTACACCTGTTTTTACACGTAAGGCCCATTCTGGTGGGGAGAAAATGGAAATGACAACTCCTGTGATAACAAAGAGG TTGGAAGATCAAGATAAGTGGCAGATGTCTTTTGTCATGCCCTCAAAGTATGGTGCCAACTTGCCGCTGCCTAAAGATCCATCTGTGAGGATCACAGAGGttccaagaaaaattgttgcagTTCTTGCCTTTTCAG gttttgttacTGATGAAGAAGTTAAACAACGGGAATTGAAGTTAAGAGAAGCCCTGAGAAATGATAGAGAGTTTCAAATTAAAGAGGGTGCTTCAGTGGAAATTGCACAG TACAATCCGCCATTTACGCTTCCATTTCAACGTCGCAATGAGATTGCACTGGAAgtagaaaggaaagaaaatagcAACTAG
- the LOC133874384 gene encoding uncharacterized protein LOC133874384, translated as MATALNLSPPSLLLRPFPLRKSHRTTVSVRATPSSSDSSTSVSTEEEQKQGLSPSSSSSSVTFAAPPGFKPPEPKRFGVRPDKTWDVFGASLALFFRLGTGVFASGYSVSFIPKNEFPPGQYALEASDFKVKETSKLGPRPEKPIEIYEFESCPFCRKVREIVAVLDLDVLFYPCPKNGPNFRPKVVQMGGKQQFPYMVDPNTGVSMYESDDIIKYLVGKYGDGSVPFTLSLGLLTTLTAGLAMIGRMGKGSSYAPSKLPPKPLEIWAYEGSPFCKLVREVLVELELPHLLRSCARGSPRRQILYEKVGHFQVPYLEDPNTGVQMFESAEIMEYIRATYALQ; from the exons ATGGCCACAGCTCTCAACCTCTCACCACCTTCACTTCTTCTCAGGCCATTTCCGCTCCGGAAATCACACAGGACCACAGTCTCCGTTAGAGCAACACCAAGCTCCTCCGATTCCAGTACTTCTGTAAGCACGGAAGAGGAACAAAAACAAGGCCtttcaccatcatcatcatcatcatctgtGACGTTTGCCGCTCCACCTGGTTTCAAGCCGCCGGAGCCGAAGCGGTTCGGGGTGAGACCCGACAAGACATGGGATGTTTTCGGGGCTTCTCTTGCGTTGTTTTTCCGGCTCGGGACAGGTGTTTTTGCTTCTGG GTATTCTGTATCCTTCATTCCCAAGAATGAGTTTCCACCTGGCCAGTATGCTCTTGAAGCTTCCG ATTTCAAGGTAAAGGAGACTTCAAAATTAGGCCCTCGGCCGGAGAAGCCTATTGAGATATATGAGTTTGAAAG CTGTCCATTTTGTCGGAAG GTCAGGGAAATTGTTGCAGTGTTGGATCTTGATGTTCTGTTTTATCCTTGTCCAAAAAATGGTCCAAACTTCCGCCCTAAAGTTGTACAGATGGGTGGAAAGCAGCAGTTCCCTTACatg GTGGATCCAAATACAGGAGTCTCAATGTATGAATCAGATGACATAATTAAGTATTTGGTTGGAAAATACG GTGATGGAAGTGTTCCATTCACGCTGTCACTTGGTCTACTAACG ACTTTGACTGCAGGCCTAGCTATGATTGGTCGCATGGGAAAG GGGAGTTCTTATGCTCCATCAAAACTGCCGCCGAAACCACTTGAAATATGGGCATATGAG GGGTCCCCCTTCTGCAAACTTGTACGTGAAGTACTTGTAGAGTTAGAGCTACCACACTTACTTCGCAG TTGTGCCCGTGGCAGCCCAAGACGACAGATACTGTATGAGAAAGTTGGACACTTTCAg GTACCTTATCTAGAAGATCCAAATACTGGCGTGCAAATGTTTGAGAGTGCAGAAATCATGGAGTATATAAGAGCGACTTATGCTCTTCAATAA
- the LOC133872418 gene encoding alpha carbonic anhydrase 1, chloroplastic, with amino-acid sequence MAPGLYSVQILAIALLLVSTTSASDPGLNRADSFGYVDPNGPAKWGSLSPKFTECSKGKHQAPVDIVKDEVVHKKSLKPLIRDYSPVNATMINNGFNIEIKFEGHVGVLVANGKNFTLMQAHWHTPSEHRINGVQFPGEMHLVHRAADGNLSVVSVLYQYGAPDSFLTKIKRSLDELGKEQCAEHEESHIPLGIIDTKHMRRKSRKYYRYVGSFTTPPCTENILWNILGKVRSISKEQIQALKAPLISSCKDNSRPIQPLNGRKIELYDELARTTN; translated from the exons ATGGCCCCTGGATTATATTCCGTCCAAATCCTTGCGATAGCATTGTTGCTTGTTAGCACTACTTCGGCGAGTGATCCGG GCCTAAACCGGGCAGATTCGTTTGGTTATGTCGACCCGAATGGCCCTGCAAAATGGGGAAGCTTGAGCCCAAAGTTCACGGAATGCTCAAAGGGGAAACATCAGGCTCCTGTGGACATTGTGAAGGACGAGGTTGTCCATAAGAAGAGTTTGAAACCCTTGATTAGAGATTACAGTCCTGTAAATGCCACAATGATCAACAATGGCTTTAACATTGag ATTAAATTCGAAGGACATGTGGGAGTTTTGGTTGCAAATGGGAAGAACTTCACCTTGATGCAGGCGCACTGGCACACTCCTTCCGAGCACCGGATTAATGGCGTGCa ATTTCCGGGAGAGATGCATCTGGTCCACCGGGCAGCTGATGGCAACCTCTCAGTTGTCTCAGTCCTCTACCAATATGGTGCTCCCGATTCTTTTCTTActaag ATTAAACGCAGTTTGGATGAACTGGGCAAGGAACAGTGTGCAGAGCATGAAGAGTCTCATATCCCCCTTGGGATCATAGACACTAAGCACATGAGGCGAAAGAGCCGCAAGTATTACAGATACGTTGGTTCTTTCACCACTCCCCCATGCACTGAGAACATCCTTTGGAACATCCTCGGcaag GTTAGATCAATCTCCAAGGAACAAATACAGGCTCTCAAGGCACCATTGATATCTAGTTGCAAGGACAACTCAAGGCCGATACAGCCACTAAATGGGCGAAAGATTGAATTATATGATGAGTTGGCGCGGACAACTAATTAA
- the LOC133873865 gene encoding uncharacterized protein LOC133873865 — MPQVDLETLVSACAGGSDRRIACETLADGDHHQPEQPDQEDVPPDFPPESFWLSKDAELDWFDQRAFYERKDSAKGSVSSTNLNPNLNPSSNNSSQRFSRNLKSKASIIGLPKPQKSCFVDAKSRRNGKPGNTRLFPKRSGSVGKSEAPLVEPSSPKVSCIGRVRSKRDRHRRMKSRQMSSEREPEKEKQAPKRKTGLFATVRAIFRFHSREKRASRISAPKTESPPRFSASIGPRGSTASETDAPRKSVSGIEPFGLGGMNRFASGRRSDSWAGDVA, encoded by the coding sequence ATGCCACAAGTTGATTTGGAAACCCTAGTTTCAGCCTGTGCAGGCGGATCCGATCGGAGAATCGCCTGCGAAACTCTCGCCGACGGAGATCATCACCAGCCGGAGCAGCCAGATCAAGAGGATGTTCCTCCGGATTTCCCGCCGGAATCGTTCTGGCTCTCCAAGGACGCCGAGCTCGATTGGTTCGACCAGCGCGCCTTCTACGAGCGGAAAGACTCAGCCAAAGGAAGCGTCAGTTCGACGAACTTGAATCCGAATCTGAACCCGAGCTCCAACAACAGCTCTCAGCGGTTCTCTCGGAACTTGAAGTCCAAGGCTTCGATTATCGGCTTGCCGAAGCCTCAGAAGTCTTGTTTCGTCGATGCGAAGAGCCGCCGGAACGGTAAACCTGGAAACACTCGGTTGTTTCCGAAGCGGTCCGGATCCGTCGGCAAATCGGAGGCTCCGCTGGTGGAACCGTCGTCGCCGAAGGTTTCATGTATCGGAAGGGTGAGATCAAAGCGGGATCGGCATCGCAGAATGAAGAGTCGGCAGATGTCCTCTGAAAGGGAGCCGGAGAAAGAGAAACAGGCCCCAAAACGAAAAACGGGGTTGTTCGCCACCGTTCGTGCTATTTTCCGGTTCCATTCCCGAGAAAAGAGGGCGTCTAGAATCAGCGCGCCGAAGACTGAATCGCCTCCGAGATTTAGCGCCTCGATTGGACCGCGTGGCAGCACGGCGTCCGAAACTGACGCTCCAAGAAAGAGCGTCTCGGGGATCGAACCGTTCGGTTTAGGCGGCATGAATCGGTTCGCATCCGGTAGGAGGTCCGACTCGTGGGCCGGAGACGTGGCTTGA